CGCAAAGACCGAGACGacattctctataaataccctcacatctcacacacacaaacacacacacttcacaaaactctctctctccctcccccttgctccctctcggccgaaccacACACCCACACCCAACCATTTTTCGGTTCTTGATTCACccattccaagtccatacaagtgtcggggatcacgtacaacgaagcttggaacaaacggaacgccaaggacctctaccgtttgcttttatccacgcagttttcgactagaatcttccctagccccgagctagaggtataatgtttaaaactcattgttagtcttgtctaaagtggttaaaaggatatttgtcggttgaatgtcggtaacccgctaaaagaaactttaaagtctactaaaatgcgtatatcgttggataaaagctcataacgcgtgtaaatgtcgtagtatttaaatatgttggtttttatggcccgatctacgatgtggtggctctcatcatcgtttaacccgactttgttaagatcacgtatcttgacatacacttgtttcttttgtacgagggttaaaaggtgaaactccaccacacgggaaacatgaacttgtgtaaaagtgttttaacgtgaaaaatagtatttaaaacgagccgatctacgtatgtacaagtggtatattcgtaggaccgggtgttgagaaaatcatgttttataaaagttggttaacatgttaacaaatgtgatttttatagtctacaagtgtataaacacttgtgaaacgaaagatccgacaaaataacaatttttataaaaattgtcggaagttgtaaagagtgatttgttccaaaaacggggtttttgcaagaataaactattttatacctagatccactaaatacaacgagatctacataatagttttagaaaaactacaagttcatgtaatattgcgattttacatacttatcgactagtttgaagtattggaaattgatttggttgatttgaagaattgttgaaatgattttgtaaaagaaaatgatacgcttgaaagcgtggccacctccagttacaggggaaactctggcgaaattttctaaaaatataacacttagaattatttacaagtgttagaccactttgacatgttttcaaatatatttcgccatgactttatttataaataatcggaggtgggattttcacaaaactaaacgtgataaatatatattcggtaaatatattttgtcacaacactgtttatgattattttgtgaaaatgtataaatattatttttagagtaaaaataatatttgctaacttgtcaaacccaaaataataccaacgcttatacgacaagcataaacgttacaacggtaatttctattaccacctaatcatttaaAATGTAACatacgcattacgcggaaatattcaccaacacgtatgttgtcaacgtattattttggaaagtattttgtaaaaagaaaatatattatttttgagaaaaataattatattttggaatgagaaataaaaatatattaagtgggacttaatgagatagtataaatacacatgtatttaaatcccccatccttgggaaggaaagtaaaataccaagtatgtatacgaaacggttgtctaaccgtctcctaaaaatgtaagttataaagctaaggcacggccatccgtctaatagaattagcacctgtaggtcgttgcacagcttcggatattcggattacttggtagagatacgcattcactgtgagttcatgtcccccttttctctaactgttttcagtttacttaactgcgggggtgaaatacatgttactatgatttacgagtactttacaacggtatgtttaacgtaaggaggtgttatacgatcatgtgagtggataggaacaacatggggccattagtcctcatggagggaccgagggacaggagcggtagatctatctgggtgtagcgagcccagcccccggccaaactagaaacggaccgtggggtgactttgtccacatactttgccgtggcataaatctgctaggtttgagtctccctatttgcacttcacatatgtcagtggccttgcaaaccattggtgatcacaagtcctcttacactgctacataccacaactatttttatactcacaaaggttttacatactcacttacgcatgaactcgctcaacattattgttgatttttcaactcacatgtatttcaggaaattaaatggatctggcacggtatggaacgttttccgctgcattggtcatgaagtcatcagggtttagggttgtgtctcttacctggacaagacacaatccctaaatcacgtttatgttttgttataagttgttatgtttctgaacaaggttatggttgcatgttaaaaaaaacaatggtattgtattatgttttcaaaaacttaatggatgacttgcatggtttttaaattcatatagctttgttatgattaagctatggtattaagaagtcacacaaattaaccacgcttccgcaaagccagggtgtgacatattattccaaacattaaaacataatattttaaatccttacataaatttttggatgtcggatatattcagaacgtaagatatgcgcgaaaatgcaaacttgtgcactttttgacgcttttagtccctattgatcaataaagtttattttagcataccgaacccttcaaagcctatttctaagctatgtaaaggttatttagggtatgtttcacttatgatcatgttccggaatgttcgttacagttcaaattgacatactttcgtagtttgtcgaatttagtccctgtaagcgaatagacttgatttcggcataccaaaccatccaaaacttatttctaagttatgtaaaggttatctaaggtatgttaagcctatgtcactattccggagtgtttgtcgcgctaaactgattacgtttacgcatcagttcgcgtataactttccagaaagcgatttagagcttgaaatcgaacgagaattgatatgtgcaaatgatacacatatttatacaaatcccaagtatgaaatacaatatttcattgatttggtatttgtttgatggccgtggaggcacagatgtcacatgaactgccttaactgacttttcAGGGTCGGAAACCGGTCCAACACTTAACAAATGTTGGTCCCTCGGATGGGATCTTCTCGTTCGGAATCGTAGTTGAATCGTAAGTgatcaatgcgcggaattcatgtaatcacatagcagatatacgaagACATAATTCTACTTTGAATCACCGTCTGATATTCTATTGATATGATATGAAAATGTACAAGAACCAGAGAGAACTCAGACTGACAAAAAGGTTGCTAGGAAATGGAAGTGTCAAAAAGGTCCTAAATAAGCTGATCGaacagctatttataggcaaggacagGATAAGTGAGTGTTGGCcaatcggctgggctagccgatcggctgacaatgctaaccgatcgaacagcctactcgatcggctgagctagccgatcggttggcagCTATAGCACTTTAACAAAAACTTCGTCATATCATGTCATgctttacatacaaacatacatatacacaactatacaaaatatgactacatgtttacggaagctacagacgttattgcactaacagactccccctcgaatgttgctGCAGTTCCTTCCAACATTGTCTTTATTTCCTCCTGTTGCGTCTCCTTTCTTTAGCTTTTTGCCTTCTTTGTCCTGCTCTTTCTTctaacattcttcttcttttgtGTCTGCCCTCATTTATCCACCACTTTCTATATTCTGGGTCGCCATCACTCTTTCGATCCCATTTCGGTATCTTGTTTCTTCAGATTCGATTGGCGTCTGATCAGTAGGCGGCACAAACCCCATTCTTATTTTTCCCAGCGCAGCAGCTCTTTTAGCTATCGCTTCAGATCTTTGACTTGGCTTGTAAAATTTTAAGAACTCATCAATTTCAAGATCTCTCCATTTCGTCTTCCAGTATCTTCCTGAATTGATTTCTTTGGCGAAGCAAACATCTACTACTCCTTGATATTGCATAGCTATCTCTTTGTCTTTCTTGTCATAAACTATCTTGTTGACAAACAAGCAGTCTATGTCTTTCTTTGAACAATTCACCAGCCACATAGGATCCAAGATACAGATTCTTCGAGATTCTCCTGTGGGCTTGTCATACAAAGAGATCACTGCCTTAGCTGTAGATGGATTATATAGCCAAACTTGAAATAGATTGTGAAAGTCTTGTTCAATGGCTCTGAGCGGCATATTCTTCAAACACCTGGGAGGCTTTACATCCAAAGTAATATCTTTTTCTCCGTTCTCCAGGTAAGTAACAATTTGTTTTGGGAACTATGGCTTCCAATCTGGATAATTATTTCCAGCTTGAAGTTTGATGTAGTTCCACAATTTCTGATCATGCTCACGTACCTCTGGACCGTAGTAATATTGTTTAATATTCTTTGTTACCACCAATGTATCTACGTCCCACCAAGGTAAAGTAGCAATATCAGCTAAGAACTCAAAATATTGAACTCCCTGCTCCCGTCTAATAGCATAAACTTTAAGATCTTCTTAGTATCCCCAAGACAGGATGTCTCCCCAAGAAAGATCTTTGTTATGTGTGAAAAATTGAAGCGCCCTGAGAGTTTTTCTTTCCTTCGGCATGTTcttgaaccatttctttctttcttctgcaGGAATCTCTCTTGGAACTGGTTCAGGAATATCTTCAGTTGAAATCTTTTCTACAATCTTTCTCCTAACCTCATCTTTATTTTTCTCTTTAAATAACTCTGCAAGCGATGTTAATGCTGCATCTACCCCTTCATAATGAAAATCATATCTATCTTCCTCTGAATCAAAAGCACTTTCAACAATTACATCATCATAATGATCAGCTTCATGGGGGTATCTGGGCTCAAAATCCTTTGCAGGGGACTGAGGAATTTCATTTTCGATGTCGAACTTGAACTTTCCATCTTCTAACCCTAATTCCTCAAGCATTTCATCCCTTGTTATTGAAATCTCTACCTCTCCTTGTTGTTGAACATTTAAATAAAAGATGGTAGGATTTGAGAGAAGTACCTGATCAACAGGTTGCTTTCCAGATGATGATGCTTCATTCTGAACTTCATCCTCCTATTCATTGATTTCATTGTTCATCAACTCATCCACCTTTTCTTGAACAGTTGGATCTCTGATTAACAATCCAGAAGCACCCTGATCATTGTCATTATCATCTTTATCAGACTTATCATCATCTTTGTCATCTGAtttatcttcatcttcttcatcttcatcctcttcatcttcaaCTCCAAACATTTCTATGTCTGAATCTTCTTCCACAAACTCACCACGAGCTCTCTTTCCCTTTTCTTTTAAATCAAGAAATTTTAACAACTTGGCCACTTCTTTTGCATTGTATGGTACAGTGTAAGCATCACCGACCAATACAaatttatcagttttccactcaAGTTGTAGAACTTCCCTGGCCTTTCTTTTCCTCTGAATAACTTCAACTCTCCGAAAAATATCTTCAACATTAAGAGACTCGATAGGCTCACCAACAATTAAAAATTCTGGTTCGTGAGATTCTTCAGCTACAACCATCTCAACATCTTGTTGTGAAGAAGAACCACCAGCATCAAGTTGACTCGAAGATCCATCAACTATTTCAACTTCTTTAACCACACCTTTGTTCTTTTGGTTTGCTTCTTCAGCTACACGACGTTCTCGCTCCATTCTTCTTTCATTTTCCTTTATCACATCAATCTCATCGAATGCAGCATGAATATTCATCTTTAGATGGCTTTCAACTACAGCAACCAGCATCTGAAGTTGTTGATCTTTCATCACTTTGTCATCTTTCATAGCTTCCATTTCCAACTTCATAGCCTTCATCTCGTTCGAAGAAGCTTCACTCATTTCACTAAGAAGTTGATTGAGTGACTGATTCACCTCTTCCAGATTCTTTATCTTGACATTCAAGGTAGATATCTCGAGTGACAACAACTCAACCATCTTAGAATCATCTTCGACATCATCCTTCATTTTGTTCATTCTTGCTTCTTTCTCTACTAGTGCTGCCACTATCTTATCATGTGCTATCATCAACTCTTCGACTTGTTTTCTCAGCACATCACGTTCCAATTCTGCTTTGGCTTTTTCTTTCTCCAACTTGTTGACCTTTTGAATTAGCTCTTTGACAGCTTTATCATTAAACATATCACTTTCTCCTGGAAGATCTTCAGAGAAAATACCAGTAGCAGGACCAATATTATCAAAATCAAAGTTGAAATCTTCTTCTTTCTGATGCGATGAACTAGGAATATCTTGTTGAGCAGATTTAGGACTGGCAGCTTTGAAGCCTGTGATCTTGACATAATCGTCATCACCTGTCCTCTCTTTTGTTCCAACAACTGGAACTTCTTTTGTTTTCGCCTCTGGTTCTTTTGGAACATCA
This genomic stretch from Helianthus annuus cultivar XRQ/B chromosome 8, HanXRQr2.0-SUNRISE, whole genome shotgun sequence harbors:
- the LOC110870076 gene encoding FK506-binding protein 5-like produces the protein MATILRESRIAKAMYDRTVVYESHVRKFWDTTRYDETDKIILAVLRKKDKDGKDIDVEVEVSVADVRRVLDLQDSDDDPTIMSERLVKGLWCRMGFTGHINGKMYKRCFSKAYQYLMHCMIHSMGHRKGAYDEVADYIMNMIASLVLNRRYNISQDFEYVMETISVNKVTIGRITKDKDVKTKQMICRIKDKKYVAPENDKWRHDNRDSDNEDSKMNEMVEKKTRWWFVRDGKRKRTPKSSPAVVIPKDGEKGIVKGGALRQLDHIWVFWRAIAENEEVAAQQAQGTSAHAEKATRVESETEAQSDGDSEATQSESELIPETLGRGKAQLKKRPSKKQRGSDEEDSPYDPEKSKKKRKKRKAAPVGVIPRNVRSKKSGAESQKDKEGKAVQHVQKEKSPSVDVPKEPEAKTKEVPVVGTKERTGDDDYVKITGFKAASPKSAQQDIPSSSHQKEEDFNFDFDNIGPATGIFSEDLPGESDMFNDKAVKELIQKVNKLEKEKAKAELERDVLRKQVEELMIAHDKIVAALVEKEARMNKMKDDVEDDSKMVELLSLEISTLNVKIKNLEEVNQSLNQLLSEMSEASSNEMKAMKLEMEAMKDDKVMKDQQLQMLVAVVESHLKMNIHAAFDEIDVIKENERRMERERRVAEEANQKNKGVVKEVEIVDGSSSQLDAGGSSSQQDVEMVVAEESHEPEFLIVGEPIESLNVEDIFRRVEVIQRKRKAREVLQLEWKTDKFVLVGDAYTVPYNAKEVAKLLKFLDLKEKGKRARGEFVEEDSDIEMFGVEDEEDEDEEDEDKSDDKDDDKSDKDDNDNDQGASGLLIRDPTEDEVQNEASSSGKQPVDQVLLSNPTIFYLNVQQQGEVEISITRDEMLEELGLEDGKFKFDIENEIPQSPAKDFEPRYPHEADHYDDVIVESAFDSEEDRYDFHYEGVDAALTSLAELFKEKNKDEVRRKIVEKISTEDIPEPVPREIPAEERKKWFKNMPKERKTLRALQFFTHNKDLSWGDILSWGY